The following are encoded together in the Cheilinus undulatus linkage group 3, ASM1832078v1, whole genome shotgun sequence genome:
- the glyctk gene encoding glycerate kinase isoform X1 — MLVASCVLQSIQVNHYTYGTQLLRVFGQSFAALPDCRVVEFRITGFIRNTHASYPKYHLHRQLVLRPAELPMARVLSLLRPQPFLTLIGRRKPPLCKMSMDSRARLVFAAAVEAVQPDTVVRQSIERREDSVTIDGHKFTLKHNLHLVGFGKAVLGMAAEAERLLGDHLVRGIISVPHGIQKTLQEHGKRNLLLKDNTRIKVMEGAKNNLPDADAQKAAEGIKQLASELTEEDILLVLISGGGSALLPAPIPPISLHEKLEVTRKLAAAGATIQELNTVRRALSFLKGGGLAHYAHPAKVVALILSDVIGDPLDLIASGPTVRSEVWPEEVLSVLERYQLINSLPVSVKEVLGRPGPRWKETKEESTASGHVHNVVIGSNSIALMCAGRRARELGFRPVVVAPGVCGDVKVVSRLYGLLARFACSREEPPPEIAAEMLRLGPEVGVESWDLCRTMQVLGEGRTEGWGATCLLAGGEPTVELTGMGRGGRNQELAMRVGLELRDLGVPPNGPVFLSGGTDGQDGPTEAAGAVTDGGLYEEAQAQGLHMETFLNNNDSYTFFSSLCRGKHLLVPGLTCTNVMDVHMLLIPPIPITIK; from the exons ATGTTGGTAGCTTCATGTGTCCTGCAGTCCATTCAAGTCAATCATTACACATACGGTACACAACTCTTGCGAGTATTTGGTCAGAGTTTTGCAGCGCTGCCTGACTGCAGAGTTGTAGAGTTCCGAATAACAGGCTTCATCAGGAATACACACGCTTCATATCCCAAGTACCACCTCCACAG ACAGTTAGTGCTCAGACCAGCTGAACTGCCCATGGCCCGTGTGCTCTCCCTGCTCCGGCCTCAGCCTTTTCTGACCCTCATCGGCAGAAGGAAACCtccactgtgtaaaatgtcaatggACTCTCGGGCACGCCTAGTGTTTGCAGCTGCAGTGGAAGCTGTGCAGCCAGACACGGTAGTTCGACAGAGTATAGAGCGCAGGGAAGACTCGGTCACCATCGATGGTCACAAATTCACACTCAAACACAACCTGCACTTGGTTGGTTTTGGAAAAGCTGTACTGGGTATGGCTGCAGAGGCAGAGAGGCTGCTGGGAGATCACTTAGTCAGAGGAATAATAAGTGTACCACATGGGATTCAGAAGACATTACAGGAGCATGGGAAACG CAATCTGCTGTTGAAAGACAACACTCGCATCAAAGTGATGGAGGGAGCTAAGAACAACTTGCCTGATGCTGATGCCCAAAAGGCAGCTGAAGGGATCAAGCAGTTAGCTAGTGAACTGACAGAGGAAGACATTCTGTTGGTACTGATTTCAG GGGGAGGCTCAGCGTTGTTACCTGCACCCATCCCACCAATCTCACTGCATGAGAAGCTGGAAGTGACTCGCAAACTTGCAGCTGCTGGCGCCACCATTCAAGAGCTGAACACTGTACGACGGGCCCTGTCTTTCCTAAAGGGTGGGGGGCTTGCACATTATGCTCACCCTGCTAAG GTGGTTGCACTGATTCTGTCTGATGTAATTGGTGACCCTCTGGACTTGATAGCCAGTGGCCCCACAGTTCGGAGTGAAGTGTGGCCTGAGGAAGTTCTGTCAGTCCTTGAACGATACCAGCTGATAAACTCTCTACCTGTCTCAGTAAAGGAAGTTCTTGGGAGACCAGGTCCTCGATGGAAGGAGACTAAGGAAGAATCCACAGCATCAGGACATGTTCATAACGTTGTGATTGGCTCCAACAGCATTGCCCTCATGTGTGCAGGTCGCCGCGCTCGTGAGCTTGGTTTTCGCCCTGTAGTGGTGGCACCAGGAGTATGTGGTGATGTGAAGGTAGTCTCCAGACTCTACGGCCTCCTGGCCCGCTTTGCCTGCTCTCGAGAGGAGCCTCCTCCTGAGATAGCTGCTGAGATGCTGAGGCTGGGGCCTGAAGTCGGTGTAGAGAGCTGGGACCTCTGTCGCACCATGCAGGTGTTGGGTGAGGGGCGCACAGAAGGGTGGGGTGCCACGTGTCTGTTAGCTGGAGGCGAGCCCACTGTGGAGCTGACTGGCATGGGTCGAGGTGGGAGAAACCAGGAGCTAGCTATGAGAGTGGGACTGGAGCTGAGAGACCTGGGCGTCCCACCTAATGGTCCCGTCTTTCTGAGTGGTGGAACTGACGGTCAGGATGGACCCACTGAGGCAGCAGGGGCCGTCACTGATGGGGGCTTGTATGAAGAAGCCCAAGCACAGGGGTTGCACATGGAAACCTTCCTTAACAACAATGATTCTTACACCTTCTTTTCGAGCCTTTGTCGTGGGAAGCACTTACTTGTGCCAGGTCTGACCTGTACTAATGTGATGGATGTGCACATGCTACTTATTCCACCAATTCCCATCACgataaaataa
- the glyctk gene encoding glycerate kinase isoform X2 translates to MARVLSLLRPQPFLTLIGRRKPPLCKMSMDSRARLVFAAAVEAVQPDTVVRQSIERREDSVTIDGHKFTLKHNLHLVGFGKAVLGMAAEAERLLGDHLVRGIISVPHGIQKTLQEHGKRNLLLKDNTRIKVMEGAKNNLPDADAQKAAEGIKQLASELTEEDILLVLISGGGSALLPAPIPPISLHEKLEVTRKLAAAGATIQELNTVRRALSFLKGGGLAHYAHPAKVVALILSDVIGDPLDLIASGPTVRSEVWPEEVLSVLERYQLINSLPVSVKEVLGRPGPRWKETKEESTASGHVHNVVIGSNSIALMCAGRRARELGFRPVVVAPGVCGDVKVVSRLYGLLARFACSREEPPPEIAAEMLRLGPEVGVESWDLCRTMQVLGEGRTEGWGATCLLAGGEPTVELTGMGRGGRNQELAMRVGLELRDLGVPPNGPVFLSGGTDGQDGPTEAAGAVTDGGLYEEAQAQGLHMETFLNNNDSYTFFSSLCRGKHLLVPGLTCTNVMDVHMLLIPPIPITIK, encoded by the exons ATGGCCCGTGTGCTCTCCCTGCTCCGGCCTCAGCCTTTTCTGACCCTCATCGGCAGAAGGAAACCtccactgtgtaaaatgtcaatggACTCTCGGGCACGCCTAGTGTTTGCAGCTGCAGTGGAAGCTGTGCAGCCAGACACGGTAGTTCGACAGAGTATAGAGCGCAGGGAAGACTCGGTCACCATCGATGGTCACAAATTCACACTCAAACACAACCTGCACTTGGTTGGTTTTGGAAAAGCTGTACTGGGTATGGCTGCAGAGGCAGAGAGGCTGCTGGGAGATCACTTAGTCAGAGGAATAATAAGTGTACCACATGGGATTCAGAAGACATTACAGGAGCATGGGAAACG CAATCTGCTGTTGAAAGACAACACTCGCATCAAAGTGATGGAGGGAGCTAAGAACAACTTGCCTGATGCTGATGCCCAAAAGGCAGCTGAAGGGATCAAGCAGTTAGCTAGTGAACTGACAGAGGAAGACATTCTGTTGGTACTGATTTCAG GGGGAGGCTCAGCGTTGTTACCTGCACCCATCCCACCAATCTCACTGCATGAGAAGCTGGAAGTGACTCGCAAACTTGCAGCTGCTGGCGCCACCATTCAAGAGCTGAACACTGTACGACGGGCCCTGTCTTTCCTAAAGGGTGGGGGGCTTGCACATTATGCTCACCCTGCTAAG GTGGTTGCACTGATTCTGTCTGATGTAATTGGTGACCCTCTGGACTTGATAGCCAGTGGCCCCACAGTTCGGAGTGAAGTGTGGCCTGAGGAAGTTCTGTCAGTCCTTGAACGATACCAGCTGATAAACTCTCTACCTGTCTCAGTAAAGGAAGTTCTTGGGAGACCAGGTCCTCGATGGAAGGAGACTAAGGAAGAATCCACAGCATCAGGACATGTTCATAACGTTGTGATTGGCTCCAACAGCATTGCCCTCATGTGTGCAGGTCGCCGCGCTCGTGAGCTTGGTTTTCGCCCTGTAGTGGTGGCACCAGGAGTATGTGGTGATGTGAAGGTAGTCTCCAGACTCTACGGCCTCCTGGCCCGCTTTGCCTGCTCTCGAGAGGAGCCTCCTCCTGAGATAGCTGCTGAGATGCTGAGGCTGGGGCCTGAAGTCGGTGTAGAGAGCTGGGACCTCTGTCGCACCATGCAGGTGTTGGGTGAGGGGCGCACAGAAGGGTGGGGTGCCACGTGTCTGTTAGCTGGAGGCGAGCCCACTGTGGAGCTGACTGGCATGGGTCGAGGTGGGAGAAACCAGGAGCTAGCTATGAGAGTGGGACTGGAGCTGAGAGACCTGGGCGTCCCACCTAATGGTCCCGTCTTTCTGAGTGGTGGAACTGACGGTCAGGATGGACCCACTGAGGCAGCAGGGGCCGTCACTGATGGGGGCTTGTATGAAGAAGCCCAAGCACAGGGGTTGCACATGGAAACCTTCCTTAACAACAATGATTCTTACACCTTCTTTTCGAGCCTTTGTCGTGGGAAGCACTTACTTGTGCCAGGTCTGACCTGTACTAATGTGATGGATGTGCACATGCTACTTATTCCACCAATTCCCATCACgataaaataa
- the wdr82 gene encoding WD repeat-containing protein 82 has product MKLTDNVLRSFRVAKVFRENSDKINCFDFSSNGETIISSSDDDSLVLYDCQEGKPKRTLYSKKYGVDLIRYTHAANTVVYSSNKIDDTIRYLSLHDNKYIRYFPGHNKRVTSLSMSPVDDTFISGSLDKTIRLWDLRSPNCQGLMHLQGKPVCSFDPEGLIFAAGINSEMVKLYDLRSFDKGPFATFKLQYDRTCEWTGLKFSNDGKLILVSTNGGALRILDAFKGAVLHSFGGYNNSKAVTLEASFTPDSQFVMIGSEDGKIHVWNAESGMKVALLDGKHTGPITCLQFNPKFMTFASACSNMAFWLPTIDD; this is encoded by the exons ATGAAGCTGACGGACAATGTGCTGCGGAGCTTCAGAGTGGCTAAGGTGTTTCGAGAAAACTCGGACAAAATTAACTGCTTCGATTTCAGTTCTAATGGAGAAACAATTATTTCCAGCAGCGACGACGATTCATTAGTTTTGTACGACTGCCAAGAGGGAAA ACCCAAAAGGACCCTGTACAGTAAAAAGTATGGAGTGGATCTGATCAGGTACACGCATGCTGCCAACACTGTGGTCTACAGTTCCAACAAAATCGATG ATACTATCCGGTACCTGTCACTTCATGACAACAAATACATTCGCTACTTTCCTGGGCATAACAAAAG AGTGACGTCTTTGTCCATGTCTCCTGTGGatgacacatttatttctgGTTCATTAGATAAAACAATCAGACTCTGGGACTTGCGGTCTCCTAACTGCCAG gGTCTGATGCACCTGCAGGGGAAGCCAGTTTGCTCCTTTGACCCAGAGGGTCTTATTTTTGCTGCAGGAATAAATTCAGAGATGGTTAAACTTTATGATCTGCGTTCATTTGATAAG GGTCCCTTTGCAACCTTCAAGCTCCAGTATGACCGGACATGCGAGTGGACGGGACTCAAGTTTAGCAATGATGGGAAACTCATCCTTGTTTCAACTAACGGAGGAGCCCTTCGCATCTTAGATGCTTTTAAGGGCGCAGTACTACATTCCTTTGGG GGCTACAACAACAGTAAGGCTGTGACACTGGAGGCATCATTCACCCCAGACTCTCAGTTTGTCATGATCG GTTCTGAAGATGGGAAAATTCATGTGTGGAACGCAGAGAGTGGTATGAAAGTGGCTTTACTAGATGGAAAACACACAGGGCCAATCACCTGTCTGCAGTTTAACCCAAAGTTCATGACGTTTGCCAGTGCCTGCTCCAACATG GCGTTCTGGCTTCCCACCATCGACGACTAA
- the tcta gene encoding T-cell leukemia translocation-altered gene protein homolog, giving the protein MEEPWDFEFLSRIADGCLSFLSEFVNDWLANDMRVCIFKILLSWLIFSLIAIHFAWKFYGNTVNDMYYRQGTGQNGGTPDTAPHLSGWESKAGETLKTHRD; this is encoded by the exons ATGGAGGAACCCTgggattttgagtttttgtctcGAATTGCTGATGGCTGCTTGTCGTTCCTCTCCGAATTTGTGAACGACTGGCTGGCAAACGACATGAGGGTATGCATATTCAAAATCCTACTGAGCTGGTTGATTTTTAGTCTTATCGCTATTCACTTCGCGTGGAAATTCTACGGGAATACAGTGAACGATATGTACTATCGACAAG GGACTGGACAGAACGGGGGAACACCTGATACAGCACCCCACCTGAGTGGATG GGAAAGTAAAGCAGGGGAGACCCTAAAAACTCACCGAGATTAG